The region AACTTGCTCTCGCCGCCTGCCCAAATACCGCCGCCCCAAGCCCTCGCCTTATCGCAAAAAGCGCCCCTCATACTGTCCACATCACCCACACCAACCCTGCCATGGCCGCTCTCTCTGCTCTTCTCGCGCGAAAGCCCGGAGACATGGACAATTCACGAAAACCTCTTCCTCTCTACACTACGCACCGGTGACGAGAGTGCTGCCCTAGCCGTCCTCGAGCGCCTCGAAACCCGCTTCGGCGACCACAACGAGCGCATCATCGCACTTCGCGGCATCTACAACGAAGCAACGTCAAAGTCCGATGCGGACCTGGAGAAGGTCTTGGACGCATATGACAAGATATTAAAGGAAGACCCCACCAACATGAGCATCCGGAAGAGGAGGGTTGCTGTGCTCAAGGCCTTGGGCAGGACGAGCGACGCACTTGGTGCCGTCACGGCGCTGTTGCAGAATAGTCCGACGGATGCGGAGGCATGGGCTGAGGCGAGTGAGCTGTATGCCACCATGGCGGCCTGGGGACAGGCAATCTACTGTGCCGAGGAAGTTTTGCTTATTACGCCAAATGCGTGGAGCGTAAGTTGGCAACCGCCCTGGGACTCATCCAAGGCGCATGCTAACGTGGCATACATGTAGGCACATGCACATATCGCAACCCTACACTACCTCTCTACACTTTCCAACAACCCGCCAAACCTCACTTCTTTTGCGCTATCACTGAAACACTTTTGCCGCTCTGTTGAGCTCAACGACTGGTACCTCCGCGGCTACTACGGCCTAAAGCTCGTCAGCGCGGAGCTCAACAGCATACTCTCCGActcggcctctgcacccaGCAAACGCAATGCACAGgatgatgacgacgttgCAATTCCCAGCAGCGACATGGTGAAGAAACTGGAGGAGTTGGCGACCAACAAGCTGGCCGAAATGGTCAGGCAGTTCAAGTCCGGCAACAAATCCTGGCAAGGCTTCGACGAGGCCGATATCATTGCTGCACGTGAGCTTTTGGACAGAGACGGTAATATGGAACGGTAATGTCATGTCATCGCCATAATACAATTCCACCACGATAGGCGTTAGGGCGTCCAGGTGTAGACAGATCATCTCATCAGTTCATCTATTGCCAAAGTTGCGAGTGTGTATGATATTATTATTACAAGAGAATTCCACAACATCACCGTGCTCCTGTATATTCTCTTCTCGTCCCACCACAATGCTCGCCCACACGCCCTTGCCCTCTGCTCACTCAATCCACGCGCCCCATCCCATGTGCAAACAAAAACGTTTTTTTCCAATTTCCTACCCGCCCGCAAAATGCCTTATGTAAAAACAACGTCCCACCACCCGAGGCGTGGGCACTTGCGCTGACATGATATGTATATCCCCCATGGCCAAAGTATGACAAGGAGAAGGTCGATTCAGAACGCCGTCTGTAAATGCAAATACAAGAAGAAACAAAGGCCCTAGGCCTGGAAATCGCTCAATACATGTCCAAATTGGACATTAAACTTGGTCATGTCGTTGTTCCTAAGCCGTCAAATCCATCTGGACCCTTCCAGATATGCACCGCCAATCATTGTGCATATGCGTCTAAAGCCTCGTGAGCCTACGTGTATGTAGCTCGTCTAGATTTTAAGGCCGCGCGTAAGATCCTCTAGGCCCAAGCTGTTGTTTTCTTTGCCTTTTGCGTGCTTGTTCTTTCTTGCTGCCATCTTGCCCCAGTCTTCCTCCGCATCATCGTTTTCGTTGACCGTCATCTGCGGCCCTGGGCTGCCCTTTTTTAATATGCCTTTGATAGCACCTGTCCTGTTTTGGTTCGCGCCGCTCGAGGCTTGGAGCGTCATCGACGTTCCGTTGGACATTGAATCGGATTGGTTGACGACGGGTCGGTACCTAGCGGACAAACCAATGTTAGAACGCTCCGAAGGTGCGATGGAGGGAGTGTACCCTGGATGAGGGCCCATTAAGGACATTGAGCGCTGTTGATTTTGGTTGTTGCCTGACATGACGGACATGGGTCGATTGGCCCCGCCCGGGACGTTGAGGAAGCTGCCGCCTCCCATGCTACTGGCTGCATAGCCATTGTTGGACATGGCCATTGATATGCGTCCATCTTGCTGCGGTTGCTGCATCATTTGAAGCTGCATTTGCTGCATAGCAATCATTTGCTGCATTTGCTGGAATTGTTGCATGTAGTCGTTTCCTTGCTGCATGGGGTATGGCATTTGCCCCATACCCATGCCCATGCCCATACCCGGCATGCCCATGCCGCCCATGGGCATCTGGCCACCCATCATGTTCATCATGGGGTTCATACCGTTCATGCCGTTCATGGCGCCCATGCCGTTCATAGCCCCCATACCGTTCATGGGCATGTGCGACATGCGCATGGGGTTTTGGGGCTGACCACTGGTGTTCATTTGTTGCCCGAGCATGCCAGTAAAGGGCCCACCTTGTGGCTTCTTCGCCGACGCACCTCCCATGTACTTTTGCTTTGTCATGTCTCGCATCTGAATTTGATCCACTAACGAGGGTTGAGACATGCCAGCGTCTTGGTACATCATGGGAGGCGTTGCCATGCCACCGGCAACCGAATCGCCCGCAACAGAGCCAGGGCCACGTGCGAATCCATTGAACCCCATGGATTCGCGGTTCATCGGCCGGACTAAGCCACCTCCAATGTAGGGCGCGCTGTAAGGGTCTTGAGGGAGATGTCTCGCAAAGGCCGGTAGGTTTGCCTGTGGTCCCCTCTGACCCAGAGCACCAGCAGACGCCGGGCGATCTGGAATGTACGAGGGCATTGCATTTGTTGGCTGGCTGGGGAATCTGTTTCGTGCTTGGCTAGGGAAGCCGTGCTGTGCTAGGATGCCCAACGGTACATCCTCATCCTCCCACTCCTCTGCTTTCATGGATGTTTCTGATGGGAAGCCCATGCCGTCTGCCACGCTTCCAGACTCTGTTGGGAGCGACGGTGCTGTAGTAGAGCGACGCATGGCCTCTCGTGCGAAATGCATCTGCTGGTTCTTGCGTCTCATCAACTCCTCCTCCTCTCGTCGCTTGATAGcatcctcctcatcctcgtAGTCCTCGTCATCAGAGCTGTCTTGTTGGGGTGGGTGGGTCATGGTCTTCTTCTGATACTCGCGAAACTCTGCCTGCGACATGACACGCCTACCATCTGCAGTGGCAGGCGCAACTGCACGACTGCCGTTGGGTGTGAGGCTTGTCATTTTCTTCGGTGGAGCAGCTTCGGGCTTGGGTGTGGGCTTGGATGTTGTGAAGAGGTCGTCTTCTTCGGTATCATGGTAGGGGGAGGCAGCGGGAGCGAGTGAGGCCTTTGGTGTGGTATTTGTGGTCGTGCTCGAAGCTGTGGCTGATCGTGACGAATAGGGGGTTTCGTATGAATTTGCCGACGAGGACGACATGGATTTGGGCTGTGTCTCAGGGGAGTTTTCACGGTGAGATTTTCGTTCCATAAAAGACTTGCGCACGAATTGGGCATCAGGGTCTTGGAAGGTAGACATGGATCCCAGGGTAGGGCTTTCTGAAGCAATAGGAGCGTACGACGAGTACTTGTGGGCAGGAGGCGGAGGCGGAGGCGGTGAGTCGTCGTCCGAGTGTGTGGACGCCATGAGGTTATCTGTTGAGTTGCGGCTGTCCCAGCTCTTTAGCGGTGGCTCGACCTCGAGCTGGGAATCGATCTTGATGGGGTTTGCCTGGAATGTGCGCTTTTCCGAAAGGAGCGAACGACCGGCGATCTCTCGTGGTATTTCGGGCGTTTGCTTGTGGTCCAAGTGGCTGAACATGTCGTCCTCGAAGCCGCCAAAGTCCAGGTCCCCGTCTAGCTTGGGTGGGACGGCTGTGCTAGCGTAGCTCGACGTGGTCAAAGCACGGTTCCTGCTGCTCCACCCAGATGCTGACATGTCCTTTGGAGAGGCTGCGGTCTGATTCGACTTGGGCAGCGAGGGGAGTTGTTTTCGGAAGCCCCCTGATGAGTTGGTGGCAGGTGAGCTGTTGTGATGGGAGACGGATGGGCGAGGAACGTTGGCAAAGAGGTTATCGTCTGAGCTCGTGTCGGTGGAAGAAGGGAGTGTCGAGGTGGAGCCATGCTGGCCATTTGCATAAGGCCTCGAATTAGAAAATTGCGTTCCACTACTGGACTTGCTGTCGCTAATTAAAGGGTTAGTGCGGCCGACGCTATGACTAGGGGGAGGGAGGCTTGCCGTTTCGATGATCCTGGGGACTCATCATCGACTGACTGATTGCGGTTCTTACTGCTAGGATGGCCGAAACCGGTGAAGCGAGGGAACTTGGACGATGACTTTTCCTGCGTCTTGCGCTGTTCTTTTGCCTTTTCGACTTCGGTTCTACTGAGCAGCCGGAAACCGCCCGCGTCGGTGGGAGCGGTCGTGGTATCCGGGCTGGTGGAAACGTCAGGCACATCGTCCATGACGTTACCCTGCGACTTGCGGCGGCCCGTGAAGAGGCCTAGGCCGGGCTTGCCCATTGTGCTTCTTTGGACTGTATGCGGGCGTGTGGAAGGAGCGCCCAATGCCTACGGCGGCCGTTCGCGATGTATGAGAGCGAGTTCATGCACAAGGAAGGCGCGCAATGCGTGGCGGAGTGGTGCAAGGTAGGCGCGGAGCAGAGCGAGCGAAAGAGCGAGCGAGCGGGTGGGCAGACGGGCAGGCGAGCGAGTGAATGGGGTCAATCTACAGAAAAAGAGATACAATTAGCACTTGCTGCGCAGACTAGGCCATGCGGCAAAGCGACTGCAGGCAATGGCGGAGGTGCGGTGAGTATGCGGGAAGTGGCGACGCAGGTGAGGGTAAGGACGATGGTCCAGCTGcggttgctgttgctgttgtggAGAACAGCTGAGGCGGAAGCGTCGTCTTGCAACTTTGGTATTACGGCGTTTCAACCCGATGGACACGGTCCTCGGGCAGTTGACAAGGCAGGCGCGGCCTTGGTCGTCTTCGCCAGGTACGGAAGCGAAACGGCAACACGTCCTGACCGCTATCTGCACAGTACGGGCGCATCTCCCCAGGCCCAGCCGAGTCGAGTTGCGACGTCGTCGTAGTGAATGAAGACGAATTGCGGATTGCGCGCCCGAGGTCCAAAGTGGTGCTAGTGGGTATTGGGAATTGGGAATTGGGGGTGCGACTTACCAGACACGCGGCTGGTGGCAGGAGCAGTGGGAGCACTTGTTCAACGAGCGGGCAGCCGACAATGAGGCGAGACCAAGGGATGCAAGTGCAAGTGCAAGCTGCAAGAGGGGGATCTTCTCGCTCGCGAACAAAACGGCTGGATACTGGAGTGAGTATAAGGGCGTGCACGGATGGCACAAGGCAAGGCCATACTGGCAGTAGGGAGTGCGCCGCCCCAGCATCCTCAGGCTGTCGGCTGTCCGCTGTCGAGTGCTGCTCCAGGCCAGGGGGCCCGCAGTCGGTATAGCGTCACGCCAAAATCCGTCAGGAACTGCTCGCGGAGCAAAACTGTCTTTATTACTGCCACTACACTTGCAGCCTACTGCACGCCGCTGCTATGGTGCTGCCCATAGCTCTGCATCAGCTTCTGCACCAGCCTCTTGCACGTTGCTCCCTCGCATTGCGCGCCTGTAGTGGTAGTGCTGTGGTGCTGGTGAGGCGACGACTGGAGCTTGGTACGGTTGAATGAAATGGTTAGCTGGAGCTGCATCCATGTCCATGAATGTCCATCCATGTCCGCGACCCTCATGCCAAAATTAGACGCCACCACTAAGAGGAAACTAGGAAACTAGGACGCGAAGAGGCCATGGTCGCATCGCAGCCATCCAAGCACGCACGCGAAAAATCGCTACCGCTACCTGACTGTGTCTGATAACAACGACTGATCGACAACGCGGCTGACGATCAGCATGACGTCCCCAGCCTCCTCaatctctctctctctctctctctctcacTCCTTCATCGCCTCCTCCCTCGCTGTCAGCCCGATGCGTTTCTGACTCGCGCACAAGACAGACCCTTTGTATTACACTGCTCCACAACAGACGGACCCCTTCGGACCATGCAAGCCCTCGGCGACATGGTCTCGGTCGAACCACGACCCGCATCTGCCCTAGCGTCTATAGCTGCTTTGTTCGGCTGTACGTACCTATGCTGTATACGTACTAATCTACTGAACTGAACTGAACTGAACTGTGATTGTGACTTTACCTACTAGATATATGTACACATATACATCCTTCACAAAGCTCGCCCGTAGATGCTTCCTCGTGCTTCGTGCCCATCCTGCAGACGCCGGCGTCCACTCGCTACCCAGTGTGACGACGACAAGTTTGGTGCGCTTGTCGGAACCCCTGCTTGATGCCTGTCTCAGCTGGTCTGACTACCGGTACAGTACTTGACTGATTCTCGACGACAACGAAACAAACGTCTCTTCAGACGTCgtcgctgctgctgccaACGTGTTTGCGTGCAATGCATACTCACCACCTCAGTCGACCATTCGTCCCTTCCCAATCCGGATCAGGGGTCGTTTGTGGCGTGCCAATGTCGCCATCATGACAAGCACAGGCACTGCATCCGGCCTGCCCGCTACCGCCTCTCTTCTCCTCGAGCCTGCACCGCTGCAGCATGCACGCCAGAGCACATGTCGTCCGTCTCAGCGCAATCCTGGAGTCTGTGCAAGACCCGTCGTGTCGTCATGCTTATTACCACCCGACCTGCTTCCGCCTCCGTTACACACGTTTGTCAAAATTTCTTTTAATTCCACATGTCCTGTGCTGCGCCTGCTCTGGGACTGCACGTTAGCGCCCAAGCTCCACCAGCCTCCCGGCTGCTCGTTGTTGGCTGCGCCCAAGCCCGCGCCCGTGTTCGACCTTTTCTGCACGATATGACGCCGTCTCCGTTAGCTCTCCCGCCCCTCATGCCCTCCAACCTCTCGTCTGCGCTGCTCCCCTCGTTACTTGTCACCACCTGCCCTCCCGGCATTCGAACGCGTAATCAGAGTCTTGCTTCTAGGGTGAGCTGTCAACTAGCTGTCATCCACCTGCATCGCAACATATTGTCTCGTCCCTTTTATTTACATTCAACTCCAATCACCAGCCTTAATCACTCTTTCACGTTTTTGTCCGGCAGCCGAACCGAATTTATTAATTTTCGCACATCTCACCACGGGATTTACCAGCTAAACAAATGCTTTTTCTCCATAGCACCAGTACCCGCGATTCGGTCCTTTGTGCCTAGGTTACGCGTTTCGCTTGCGTTCAGGGATCTTTCCCAACGGTTTGAGCCCACCGGCTTTCCAATATCGCTTCTTCGGCATTGCTATCACGCCTCCATGTCTTAACAACCTCATGGAGAGAAACATGCGGAATACGCTGAACAAGTCTCGGTGATATCCTTGCAGAATCTGTATTCTCCATAATCCTGGTTTTATATCATCACGTCATGCTAGTATTAACAACCGGCTGTTTTGCTTCTTTATTGTCCTGGTCCCGCGTCGTCTGCCTTGTTTTCTGTCCCAGACTTGTTGCCCTCCGCTTGGAAGATTTTACAAAGTATGGTCCAGCCATCGAGCCTCAATCTGAACCGGTCGAGGTGCATACGAAATCGACACTTCCAACGCAGGGTCACTGCCGTATTGACAGCACCAGTAGATCATTCGTGCGGATCGAGGATTTGGTAGAGCATATGTCATTCCGCAATTTTACTAGTCGGCTCATGTACCCCGATCCACTTGATACTGCATCGCTTGCAACGTGCGGTACCATTCGCTTGCGCAAAGCACTGTCAGAGCTGGATACTAGCCCAAGtgtggtgctggtgctgtCCAAAACTAATGACGGTATATCATGTCAAGTATTTCTCACTAGCGAAGCGCAATGCTCAATGCAGGACGGCTATTAGGTATATATCGATGTTTCGTTCATTATTACTAGTCTAAGGGGTGTTCGTCACGATCTACATCGCGGCCCCTCCCCatttctctctttctctttctcttcaCATATCTAACCCGGGCCTGTTCGAAGGAGGTCGAATTCTTCGCAAGTCAGACACCGCTTCTCCATCGGCTGTTGTCATTTCTACAAATTGGCGCTATGTAAAGGAAGTGGGCATGAGAGTATGTACAGTAGACACTGAATGTTGAAGACTTACTGCGGGTAAAGACCAGGTTTAGTATTGAGTATCGAATTTCAAGTCCCGTGAAAATGGGGGATATCTGAGCCTATATCTGAGCCATTTGGCTGGAGGCTTTGTATCTGCCGGACGACTTCGATATCTATCAAGATCAGGTACAGATGTGAACTACCGCTGATGCACTTTTGGGTTCCCCACCTCATAACAATCTGATAGCGAGACAGGCATTGCACCCCTCTGTACAATGTGGCAAATTGTGTATATTGCGTACTTGCTTCACACACCAAGTGCCGAGCACCGGGTTTCTAATATAGATGATCGGGTTTGATTGGTCTTAGAAGGGCCCCATCTACACTGGCACGGCAATGGGTTGGGCATACTGAACTGATAAGTTCCGTAGCAGCTGTAGTCTGGTGCTTGTTCAGTCTGGATCAAACACCTGCAGCTACTCCACGAAACAATGCGCAACCTCATCACCATCCTGACCAGCGTGCTCGCAGCACAAGCTTCTGCAGCATGCACCCGGGAGACACTCCAAGCCGTTACTGAACAGCTTCTCGCTGCACAAACCGCTGGCCAAGCAAGCTTCAGTTCCCTCTCGAACAAGGTGGCATATACGGAAAATCGTAAAAACGTCAACATCAAATCGGGAATCCTGACCAAACCGATGAAGATCGACCACGCTCGATCCCAGCACGACACGACGCAATGCGCCGCCTTTAGCGAATTCATCATCGCCAACTCTGCTGCGCCCTATGTGATAACCACGCAACTGCGGCTAGACAACACGAGCAAGGTGTC is a window of Pyrenophora tritici-repentis strain M4 chromosome 2, whole genome shotgun sequence DNA encoding:
- a CDS encoding Med15 multi-domain protein — translated: MGKPGLGLFTGRRKSQGNVMDDVPDVSTSPDTTTAPTDAGGFRLLSRTEVEKAKEQRKTQEKSSSKFPRFTGFGHPSSKNRNHDSKSSSGTQFSNSRPYANGQHGSTSTLPSSTDTSSDDNLFANVPRPSVSHHNSSPATNSSGGFRKQLPSLPKSNQTAASPKDMSASGWSSRNRALTTSSYASTAVPPKLDGDLDFGGFEDDMFSHLDHKQTPEIPREIAGRSLLSEKRTFQANPIKIDSQLEVEPPLKSWDSRNSTDNLMASTHSDDDSPPPPPPPAHKYSSYAPIASESPTLGSMSTFQDPDAQFVRKSFMERKSHRENSPETQPKSMSSSSANSYETPYSSRSATASSTTTNTTPKASLAPAASPYHDTEEDDLFTTSKPTPKPEAAPPKKMTSLTPNGSRAVAPATADGRRVMSQAEFREYQKKTMTHPPQQDSSDDEDYEDEEDAIKRREEEELMRRKNQQMHFAREAMRRSTTAPSLPTESGSVADGMGFPSETSMKAEEWEDEDVPLGILAQHGFPSQARNRFPSQPTNAMPSYIPDRPASAGALGQRGPQANLPAFARHLPQDPYSAPYIGGGLVRPMNRESMGFNGFARGPGSVAGDSVAGGMATPPMMYQDAGMSQPSLVDQIQMRDMTKQKYMGGASAKKPQGGPFTGMLGQQMNTSGQPQNPMRMSHMPMNGMGAMNGMGAMNGMNGNDYMQQFQQMQQMIAMQQMQLQMMQQPQQDGRISMAMSNNGYAASSMGGGSFLNVPGGANRPMSVMSGNNQNQQRSMSLMGPHPGYRPVVNQSDSMSNGTSMTLQASSGANQNRTGAIKGILKKGSPGPQMTVNENDDAEEDWGKMAARKNKHAKGKENNSLGLEDLTRGLKI